In one window of Rhodopseudomonas palustris HaA2 DNA:
- a CDS encoding response regulator transcription factor: protein MTTASPKSVVYVVDDDQGVLGSLRFLLETDGFEVCTFRSGPALLDALDDGRADCIVVDYKMPGMNGIDLAQRLRDRKITTPVVMITGYPDESISSRAAAVGVRHVVLKPHLEESLVFHIRGALQGSGAPA from the coding sequence ATGACCACCGCATCCCCAAAATCTGTTGTCTATGTCGTTGACGACGATCAGGGCGTGCTCGGATCGCTGCGGTTTCTGCTGGAAACCGACGGGTTCGAAGTATGCACGTTTCGCAGTGGTCCGGCGCTGCTCGATGCGCTCGACGACGGCCGTGCCGATTGCATCGTGGTTGACTACAAGATGCCCGGGATGAACGGCATCGACCTCGCCCAGAGGCTGCGTGACCGCAAGATCACGACCCCGGTGGTCATGATCACCGGCTACCCGGACGAGAGCATTTCGAGCCGCGCCGCCGCCGTCGGCGTCCGCCATGTGGTGCTGAAGCCGCATCTGGAAGAGAGTCTGGTCTTCCACATCCGTGGTGCCTTGCAGGGAAGCGGCGCCCCCGCCTGA
- a CDS encoding universal stress protein, with product MLNDIVVHVPADRPADGLVDCAVSVAKAFDAHLDGIVCTYQPINPAVVVGASAAYYAAVNQYNTDNDEAAARLDQFEIAARAAGITHGARSICDTPVLANESLSEISRLYDLCVVPQPDRTKPGHQDPLPESILFNSGKPLLMVPYIHSGPMRLDRMLICWDGGRQAARAVHDAMPFLRRAKTIDVLAVNEDEEEVGQATTDALLAHLLRHDLAATAHHFTSPPTNIHNTILSLAADIGADMLVMGGYGHSRLREFILGGVTRGIFKTLTLPALISH from the coding sequence ATGCTGAATGATATTGTCGTCCATGTTCCGGCCGACCGGCCGGCCGATGGCCTGGTCGATTGCGCGGTCTCCGTCGCGAAGGCTTTCGATGCGCATCTCGATGGAATCGTCTGCACCTATCAGCCGATCAACCCCGCGGTCGTGGTCGGCGCGTCGGCGGCCTACTACGCCGCCGTCAATCAGTACAACACCGACAACGACGAGGCGGCGGCGCGTCTCGATCAGTTCGAGATCGCTGCGCGCGCCGCGGGCATCACACATGGCGCACGCAGCATCTGCGACACGCCGGTGCTCGCCAACGAGTCGCTCTCCGAGATCTCCCGGCTGTACGATCTCTGCGTCGTGCCGCAACCCGACCGGACCAAACCCGGCCACCAGGATCCACTGCCGGAAAGCATCCTGTTCAATTCCGGCAAACCGTTGCTGATGGTGCCCTACATCCACTCCGGGCCGATGCGGCTCGACAGGATGCTGATCTGCTGGGACGGCGGTCGCCAGGCCGCCCGCGCGGTCCACGACGCCATGCCGTTCCTGCGCCGGGCCAAGACCATCGACGTGCTGGCCGTCAACGAAGACGAAGAGGAAGTCGGACAGGCGACGACCGACGCCCTGCTGGCGCATCTGTTGCGCCACGACTTGGCTGCCACCGCGCACCACTTCACCTCGCCCCCGACCAATATTCACAACACCATCCTGTCGCTGGCGGCCGATATCGGCGCCGACATGCTGGTGATGGGGGGCTACGGTCATTCGCGGCTGCGCGAATTCATCCTCGGCGGCGTCACCCGGGGCATCTTCAAGACGCTGACGCTGCCGGCGCTGATCTCGCACTAA
- the fixL gene encoding sensor protein FixL — protein sequence MTDQAPSSSEALARDRRLQQGIDQYGVGSWELNLATRELAWSPTTRRLYGVTTDTPIDFDAFIALVDLEDRERVAQALQRSIDRGEHLDIMYRVADRGQPRHWLRARGGLIKVEGTAGYLCGIVLDIDQQKVLEQELRLQQSQLRSILDTVPDAMILIDGRGIMRFFSSAAERMFGLSEKEAIGQNISVLMPRPDASRHDNYISRYNSTGERHIIGIGRIVTGQRKDGTTFPIHLSIGEMESGGERYFTGFIRDLTEYQQTQARLHELQAELVHVSRLTAMGEMASALAHELNQPLSAISNYMKGSRRLLADSSDPNVPKIEHAMERAAEQALRAGQIIRRLRDFVARGESEKRVESLAKLVEEAGALGLTGAREQGVVLRFKLDPASDMALVDRVQIQQVLVNLFRNALEAMANSEKKELVVSNARVADQMIEISVADTGSGFHEDVKSSLFQTFFTTKETGMGVGLSISRSIIEAHGGRMWAESNPSGGATFRFTLPAAAQEDLADAT from the coding sequence GTGACGGATCAAGCCCCATCGTCATCGGAAGCCCTGGCGCGCGATCGGCGGCTGCAGCAGGGAATTGATCAATACGGCGTGGGAAGTTGGGAACTCAATCTCGCCACGCGGGAATTGGCGTGGTCTCCGACGACCCGGCGGCTGTACGGCGTCACCACCGATACGCCGATCGATTTCGATGCCTTCATCGCGCTGGTCGATCTGGAAGACCGCGAGCGCGTCGCGCAGGCGCTGCAACGGTCGATCGATCGCGGCGAGCATCTCGACATCATGTACCGGGTCGCAGATCGTGGTCAGCCCAGGCACTGGTTGCGCGCCCGTGGCGGCCTGATCAAAGTCGAAGGCACGGCCGGGTATCTCTGTGGCATCGTTCTCGACATCGATCAGCAGAAGGTGCTCGAGCAGGAACTCCGACTGCAGCAAAGCCAGTTGCGCTCGATTCTGGACACCGTGCCCGACGCGATGATCCTCATCGACGGCCGGGGTATCATGCGGTTCTTCTCCAGCGCGGCCGAAAGGATGTTCGGGCTGTCCGAGAAAGAGGCGATCGGCCAGAACATCAGCGTTCTGATGCCCCGCCCGGACGCATCCCGGCACGACAACTACATTTCCCGCTACAACTCCACCGGAGAGCGCCACATCATCGGCATCGGCCGCATCGTCACCGGTCAGCGGAAGGACGGAACCACCTTCCCGATCCATCTGTCGATCGGCGAAATGGAATCCGGCGGTGAGCGATATTTCACCGGCTTCATCCGCGATCTCACCGAGTACCAGCAGACTCAGGCGCGCCTCCACGAATTGCAGGCCGAACTGGTCCACGTCTCGCGGCTCACCGCGATGGGCGAAATGGCGTCGGCTCTGGCGCACGAGCTGAACCAGCCGCTGTCCGCGATCAGCAATTACATGAAAGGTTCGCGCCGGCTGCTCGCCGACAGCAGCGATCCGAACGTGCCCAAGATCGAACACGCGATGGAACGGGCGGCCGAGCAGGCGCTGCGCGCCGGACAGATCATCCGCCGATTGCGTGATTTCGTCGCCCGCGGCGAATCCGAAAAACGGGTCGAAAGCCTCGCCAAGCTGGTCGAGGAGGCCGGTGCCTTGGGCCTGACCGGCGCCCGCGAACAGGGCGTGGTGCTGCGCTTCAAGCTCGATCCGGCGAGCGACATGGCGCTGGTCGACCGGGTTCAGATCCAGCAAGTGCTCGTCAATTTGTTTCGCAACGCTCTTGAAGCGATGGCCAATTCGGAGAAAAAGGAACTGGTCGTCTCCAACGCCCGCGTTGCCGATCAAATGATTGAGATTTCCGTCGCCGATACCGGCAGCGGGTTCCACGAGGACGTGAAATCAAGTCTGTTTCAGACCTTCTTCACCACCAAAGAAACCGGAATGGGTGTTGGATTGTCGATAAGCCGCTCGATCATCGAGGCACATGGCGGCCGGATGTGGGCCGAATCAAACCCCTCGGGGGGCGCGACCTTCCGCTTCACGTTGCCTGCCGCGGCCCAAGAGGACCTCGCCGATGCCACGTAG
- a CDS encoding AAA family ATPase, translating to MAEPIPASGAVRQEDILQFVADPATHGGLPVRRIDTHGAAVFLVGDRALKIKRAVRFPFLDYSTPARRKIACEQELVVNRRFAPQIYRRVLPITRKADGTLELGGDGEAIEWAVDMMRFDERRTVDHLAAAGPLAPDLVTAIADVIAASHRSAPEAATAPWIASIELIIADNTASFTSGGFPADQIAALDRASRAAFERHRGLLGQRGAQGFVRRCHGDLHLANIVVIDSAPVLFDAIEFDPLIASVDVLYDLAFPLMDFVHYGRCGAAAELLNRYLAITPSQNDDAFGLLPLMLSMRAAIRAKVMLSRPADDAGTMRGNRETAGAYFALAARLISPPQPRLLAVGGLSGTGKSVLARALAGRIPPLPGAVVLRSDVARKRLFGVGDTERLPPTAYSPEVTAEVYRGLGERAAHILAQGHSVIVDAVFAKAEERQAIEAIATDAGCAMLGLYLIADLATRIDRVSRRVGDASDATPDIVRQQQAYAQDAVGWTEIDAAGTPDQTLASAKAALGRDDQACST from the coding sequence ATGGCAGAACCGATCCCCGCATCCGGCGCGGTCCGACAGGAGGACATCCTCCAATTCGTCGCCGACCCGGCGACGCATGGTGGCTTGCCGGTCAGACGTATCGACACCCATGGCGCCGCGGTGTTTCTGGTCGGCGACCGCGCGCTGAAGATCAAGCGGGCGGTGCGGTTCCCGTTCCTCGATTATTCGACGCCGGCGCGGCGCAAGATCGCCTGCGAGCAGGAACTCGTGGTCAATCGCCGGTTCGCGCCGCAGATCTATCGCCGGGTCCTGCCGATCACCCGCAAGGCCGACGGAACGCTCGAGCTCGGCGGGGACGGCGAAGCGATCGAATGGGCGGTCGACATGATGCGTTTCGACGAACGCCGCACGGTCGACCATCTCGCCGCCGCAGGCCCGCTCGCGCCGGATCTCGTCACCGCCATCGCCGACGTGATCGCTGCGTCGCATCGTTCCGCGCCGGAAGCCGCCACCGCGCCCTGGATTGCCTCGATCGAGCTGATCATCGCCGACAACACCGCCTCGTTCACATCCGGCGGCTTTCCGGCCGATCAGATCGCAGCGCTCGATCGCGCCAGCCGCGCTGCGTTCGAACGCCACCGCGGCCTGCTCGGCCAGCGCGGCGCGCAAGGGTTCGTGCGCCGGTGCCACGGCGACCTGCATCTGGCCAACATCGTGGTGATCGACAGCGCGCCGGTGCTGTTCGACGCGATCGAGTTCGATCCTTTGATCGCCTCGGTCGACGTGCTGTACGACCTCGCCTTCCCGCTGATGGACTTCGTCCATTACGGCCGCTGCGGCGCTGCCGCCGAACTGCTGAACCGCTATCTGGCGATCACCCCCTCACAGAACGACGACGCGTTCGGCCTGCTCCCGCTGATGCTGTCGATGCGCGCCGCGATCCGCGCCAAGGTGATGCTGTCGCGGCCGGCCGACGACGCCGGAACGATGCGCGGCAACCGGGAGACCGCCGGCGCCTATTTCGCCCTCGCCGCACGCCTGATCTCGCCGCCCCAGCCGCGGCTGCTCGCCGTCGGCGGACTGTCCGGAACCGGCAAGTCGGTGCTGGCCCGTGCGCTGGCTGGTCGTATCCCGCCGTTGCCCGGCGCTGTCGTGCTGCGGTCCGACGTCGCACGCAAGCGGCTGTTCGGCGTCGGCGACACCGAACGGCTGCCGCCGACCGCATATTCGCCCGAGGTGACGGCCGAGGTCTATCGCGGCCTCGGCGAGCGCGCCGCCCATATTCTGGCGCAAGGGCATTCGGTGATCGTCGATGCGGTGTTCGCCAAGGCCGAGGAGCGGCAGGCGATCGAAGCCATTGCGACGGACGCCGGGTGCGCGATGCTCGGGTTGTATCTCATCGCCGATCTGGCGACCCGGATCGATCGCGTCAGCCGCCGCGTCGGCGACGCCTCGGACGCAACGCCCGACATCGTCCGGCAGCAGCAAGCCTACGCGCAGGACGCTGTCGGCTGGACCGAGATCGACGCCGCCGGCACGCCAGACCAAACGCTGGCCAGCGCCAAGGCGGCGCTGGGGCGCGACGATCAGGCCTGCAGCACGTAG
- a CDS encoding universal stress protein — protein MTYSTLMVALSCDRPNACPLGIAAELAERFEARLIGIAASDLSPPLYYTAGGSAERLLEQGLADIRQRLGELEAEFRKAMHGRARELLWRSATQPPAKYIVQQARAADIVVIGAATGSPLTDPFAVADPGDLVMQIGRPLLVVPADVCRIDFSSVVVAWKDNPEARRAIVDALPLLRQASHVAVVEIVEEDGDRAEALAGVHDVVDWLSRHHIHAIGEVPVAAGDVAQQIDAIAARNGAGIVIAGAYGHSRFREWVLGGVTQYLLEQTSRCAFLAR, from the coding sequence ATGACGTATTCGACACTCATGGTCGCTCTGTCGTGCGATCGGCCGAATGCGTGTCCGCTCGGGATCGCCGCCGAATTGGCGGAGCGGTTCGAAGCCCGGCTGATCGGTATTGCGGCATCCGACCTCTCCCCTCCATTGTACTATACTGCGGGGGGGAGCGCGGAGCGGCTGTTGGAGCAAGGGCTGGCCGATATCCGGCAACGGCTCGGCGAGTTGGAGGCCGAATTCCGCAAGGCGATGCATGGGCGCGCTCGCGAGCTGCTGTGGCGCTCGGCGACCCAGCCGCCGGCCAAGTACATCGTGCAGCAGGCGCGCGCTGCCGACATCGTGGTGATCGGTGCGGCGACCGGAAGCCCCCTCACGGATCCGTTCGCGGTCGCGGATCCGGGCGATTTGGTGATGCAGATCGGGCGGCCGTTGCTGGTTGTGCCGGCCGACGTCTGCCGGATCGATTTTTCGAGCGTGGTGGTGGCCTGGAAGGACAATCCGGAGGCACGGCGCGCCATCGTCGACGCGCTGCCGCTGCTGCGTCAGGCGAGTCACGTCGCCGTGGTCGAGATCGTCGAGGAGGATGGTGATCGCGCCGAAGCGCTGGCGGGAGTGCACGATGTGGTCGACTGGTTGTCGCGGCACCATATCCACGCCATCGGCGAGGTGCCGGTGGCGGCCGGCGACGTCGCCCAGCAGATCGACGCGATCGCGGCGCGCAACGGCGCCGGCATCGTGATCGCCGGCGCTTACGGCCATTCGCGCTTCCGTGAATGGGTCCTCGGCGGCGTCACGCAGTATCTGCTCGAGCAGACCAGCCGCTGCGCCTTCCTCGCGCGCTGA
- a CDS encoding PHA/PHB synthase family protein, giving the protein MPQTQAHALPVESHPAQAPAKHSAPNDSDRALHATLAPLTGGLSPTALSLAYADWLAHLFWAPARRLDLAHDALRRASQLAEAAVKPGPPWALIAPQPQDRRFAGPEWLQPPFNLMAQGFLLTEEWWHDATTGIRGVSRQNEKIVEFSVRQMLDVFAPSNFAGTNPEVIRRTLDSEGGNLAAGLGNWWEDLRQSMSHETDLKQDFEVGRDVAVTPGKVVYSNDLIELIQYAPATAEVRPEPILIVPAWIMKYYILDLSPHNSLVRFLVAQGFTVFMISWRNPTAKDRDIALEDYRRLGVLAAIETVGAIVPDQPIHAVGYCLGGTLLSIAAAAMSRDGDTRLKSITLFAAQTDFTEAGELTLFINESQVAFLEDVMWKHGVLDASQMAGAFQMLRSNDLVWSRMVRDYLMGERSEPNDLMAWNADATRMPYRMHSEYLRKLFLDDDLAEGRYVVDGRAIALSDIHTPMFVVGTLRDHVAPWRSAFKIHLLADAEITFCLTGGGHNAGIVSPPSPKARGYQVMTKQADGPYVGPDHWIEQAPHAEGSWWTEWVQWLGARSGEPVPPPRTGLPGVNPDELPDAPGRYVLQA; this is encoded by the coding sequence ATGCCGCAGACACAGGCCCACGCGCTCCCCGTCGAGTCGCACCCGGCACAGGCACCGGCGAAGCATTCCGCCCCGAACGACAGCGATCGCGCGTTGCATGCGACGCTGGCGCCGCTGACCGGCGGCCTGTCGCCGACGGCACTGTCGCTCGCTTATGCCGACTGGCTGGCTCATTTGTTCTGGGCGCCGGCGCGCCGGCTCGATCTTGCCCACGATGCGTTGCGCCGCGCCTCGCAACTTGCGGAAGCCGCAGTCAAACCCGGGCCGCCCTGGGCGCTGATTGCGCCGCAGCCGCAGGATCGTCGCTTTGCTGGCCCGGAGTGGCTGCAGCCGCCTTTCAACCTCATGGCGCAGGGCTTCTTGCTCACCGAGGAATGGTGGCATGACGCCACCACCGGCATCCGCGGCGTGTCGCGCCAGAACGAGAAGATCGTCGAATTCTCGGTGCGGCAGATGCTCGACGTCTTCGCGCCATCGAATTTTGCCGGGACCAATCCCGAGGTGATCCGTCGAACGCTGGATTCGGAGGGCGGCAATCTGGCCGCCGGCCTGGGCAATTGGTGGGAAGATCTGCGGCAGTCGATGTCGCACGAGACCGACCTGAAGCAGGATTTCGAAGTCGGCCGCGACGTCGCGGTGACGCCCGGCAAGGTGGTGTACAGCAACGATCTGATCGAGCTGATCCAGTACGCGCCTGCGACTGCCGAGGTGCGGCCGGAGCCGATCCTGATCGTACCGGCCTGGATCATGAAATATTATATTCTCGATCTGTCGCCGCACAATTCCCTGGTCAGGTTCCTCGTCGCGCAGGGCTTCACCGTGTTCATGATCTCGTGGCGCAATCCGACGGCGAAGGATCGCGATATCGCGCTGGAGGATTATCGCCGGCTCGGCGTGTTGGCTGCGATCGAGACCGTCGGCGCCATCGTGCCGGACCAGCCGATCCACGCGGTCGGCTATTGCCTCGGCGGCACGCTGCTGTCGATCGCGGCGGCGGCGATGTCGCGCGACGGCGATACGCGCCTCAAGTCGATCACGCTGTTCGCCGCGCAGACCGACTTCACCGAGGCCGGCGAACTGACGCTGTTCATCAACGAAAGCCAGGTTGCGTTCCTGGAGGACGTGATGTGGAAACACGGCGTGCTCGACGCCTCGCAGATGGCCGGCGCGTTCCAGATGCTGCGCTCCAACGATCTGGTGTGGTCGCGGATGGTGCGTGACTATCTGATGGGAGAGCGCTCCGAGCCCAACGATCTGATGGCGTGGAACGCCGACGCGACCCGGATGCCGTACCGGATGCATTCGGAATATCTGCGCAAACTGTTCCTCGATGACGACCTCGCCGAAGGGCGTTATGTCGTCGACGGCCGGGCAATCGCGCTGTCCGACATTCACACACCGATGTTCGTGGTCGGCACCTTGCGTGACCACGTCGCGCCGTGGCGCTCGGCCTTCAAGATTCATCTGCTCGCGGACGCCGAGATCACCTTCTGCCTGACCGGCGGGGGCCACAATGCCGGCATCGTCTCGCCGCCGTCGCCGAAGGCGCGTGGCTATCAGGTGATGACGAAGCAGGCCGACGGTCCCTACGTCGGGCCCGACCATTGGATCGAGCAGGCTCCGCACGCCGAAGGCTCGTGGTGGACCGAATGGGTGCAATGGCTCGGCGCCCGTTCGGGCGAACCGGTGCCGCCGCCGCGGACCGGGCTGCCGGGCGTGAATCCGGACGAGTTGCCGGATGCGCCTGGTCGCTACGTGCTGCAGGCCTGA
- the fixJ gene encoding response regulator FixJ: MPRRGNVYVIDDDQAMRDSLDFLLGSADFEVRLFESALDFLNEVTMLPFGCIVSDVRMPGMNGMDLLKQLKNDRTRLPVVIMTGHGDVPLAVEAMKLGAIDFIEKPFEDDRLIGMIETALKQAGDEAKSEAVSQDIVARIQSLSPRERQVMDGLIAGMSNKVIAREFDISPRTIEVYRANVMTKMQAGSLSELVRMAMRGGVIRD, translated from the coding sequence ATGCCACGTAGGGGGAACGTGTACGTCATCGACGACGATCAGGCGATGCGGGACTCGCTCGACTTCCTGCTCGGATCTGCCGATTTCGAGGTGAGGCTGTTCGAGTCCGCGCTGGATTTCCTCAACGAGGTGACGATGCTGCCGTTCGGCTGCATCGTCTCCGACGTGCGGATGCCCGGCATGAACGGCATGGACCTGCTGAAGCAGCTCAAGAACGACCGCACGCGGCTTCCGGTGGTGATCATGACCGGGCATGGCGACGTTCCGCTGGCGGTCGAGGCGATGAAGCTCGGCGCGATCGACTTCATCGAGAAGCCGTTCGAGGACGACCGGCTGATCGGAATGATCGAAACCGCGCTGAAGCAGGCCGGCGACGAAGCCAAAAGCGAGGCGGTGTCGCAGGATATCGTCGCGCGGATCCAGTCGCTGAGCCCGCGCGAACGCCAAGTGATGGACGGTCTGATCGCCGGCATGTCGAACAAGGTGATCGCCCGTGAGTTCGATATCAGCCCGCGGACGATCGAGGTCTATCGCGCCAACGTCATGACCAAGATGCAGGCCGGCAGCTTGTCGGAGCTGGTTCGGATGGCGATGCGTGGCGGCGTGATCAGGGATTGA
- a CDS encoding CBS domain-containing protein, which produces MRANQIMTANLVTIGPEASIVDAANAMLEHHVSGLPVVDGGGRLIGIISEGDFIRRAELGTQRKRSRWLRLLLGPGTCAADFVHEHGRKVGEVMTHHPHTISEDTSIEAIVRTMEKHHVKRLPVMRGDQLVGIVTRKNLLRAVANLAREVPDPTTADDKIREKIVAEIDRNDWRPFGLSVLVRDGVVHLNGVITEERSRQAAIVAAENVCGVREVHDHLCWVDTMSGFYLNSPEDDRSAKTAT; this is translated from the coding sequence ATGCGTGCGAATCAGATCATGACGGCCAATTTGGTGACGATCGGCCCCGAGGCCTCGATCGTCGACGCCGCCAATGCCATGCTCGAGCACCACGTCAGCGGCCTGCCGGTGGTCGACGGTGGCGGCCGGCTGATCGGAATCATCTCGGAGGGCGACTTCATCCGCCGCGCCGAGCTCGGCACACAGCGCAAGCGCAGCCGCTGGTTGAGGCTTCTGCTCGGCCCCGGCACCTGCGCCGCCGACTTCGTCCACGAGCACGGCCGCAAGGTCGGCGAAGTGATGACGCATCATCCGCACACGATCAGCGAGGACACCTCGATCGAGGCCATCGTCAGAACGATGGAGAAGCACCACGTGAAGAGGTTGCCGGTGATGCGCGGCGACCAGCTGGTCGGCATCGTGACCCGCAAAAACCTGCTGCGCGCGGTCGCCAACCTCGCCCGCGAGGTGCCGGATCCCACCACGGCGGACGACAAGATACGCGAGAAAATCGTCGCCGAAATCGATCGCAACGACTGGCGGCCGTTCGGGCTGAGCGTGCTGGTTCGCGACGGTGTCGTGCACCTCAACGGCGTGATCACCGAGGAGCGTTCGCGCCAGGCCGCGATCGTCGCAGCGGAGAACGTTTGCGGAGTTCGGGAGGTTCACGACCATCTGTGCTGGGTCGACACGATGTCCGGCTTCTACCTCAATTCGCCCGAGGACGACCGCTCCGCCAAGACGGCGACCTGA
- a CDS encoding CBS domain-containing protein, translated as MYKFLEATVADHMTRSVKPVTREMTMRELEDQFERDDYNAYPVLEGSRAIGLVTKYDFLNCFAFHPTQMLPHYDDLMNRTVGDIMTPDFIYVHADTKLTRVLQLMVEHQTRSIPVLDADRRLEGIISREDVIKALANFTKVKP; from the coding sequence TTGTACAAGTTTCTCGAGGCAACAGTTGCCGACCATATGACGCGTTCGGTAAAGCCCGTGACGCGGGAAATGACGATGCGCGAGCTGGAAGACCAGTTCGAACGCGACGACTACAATGCCTATCCGGTTCTGGAAGGCTCACGCGCGATCGGGCTGGTCACGAAATACGACTTTCTCAATTGTTTCGCGTTTCACCCGACCCAGATGCTGCCGCATTACGACGATCTGATGAACCGCACGGTCGGCGACATCATGACGCCGGACTTCATCTACGTTCATGCCGACACCAAGCTGACGCGGGTGTTGCAATTGATGGTCGAACACCAGACCCGCAGCATCCCGGTGCTGGATGCCGATCGCAGGCTGGAAGGCATCATTTCGCGTGAGGACGTGATCAAGGCGCTGGCGAATTTCACCAAGGTGAAGCCCTAG